A genomic region of Fodinisporobacter ferrooxydans contains the following coding sequences:
- a CDS encoding phosphatidylglycerophosphatase A family protein, producing MAMQKYGDLHEITKQAIKDRGVELSDIAELVLFLQKDYVPGLTIDRCLENVTHVLKKHEVQLAVLTGIQLDILAEKHLLEQPLQQIIEVDEGLYGVDETLALSILNIYGTIGLTNYGYIDKLKYGILHQLNDKSTGKINTFLDDIVGALAAAAASRIAHSGA from the coding sequence ATGGCGATGCAAAAATATGGCGATCTTCACGAAATCACAAAGCAAGCAATCAAAGACCGCGGTGTGGAGCTGAGCGATATTGCAGAATTGGTGCTATTTCTGCAAAAAGACTACGTTCCCGGCCTAACAATTGATCGCTGTTTGGAAAATGTAACTCATGTTTTAAAAAAACATGAAGTGCAATTGGCTGTTCTGACAGGCATTCAATTGGATATATTAGCGGAGAAACATTTGCTTGAACAGCCGTTGCAACAAATTATCGAGGTAGATGAAGGGTTATATGGAGTCGACGAAACACTCGCCCTTTCTATTTTAAACATTTATGGAACGATTGGGCTCACAAATTACGGATATATCGATAAATTAAAATATGGAATTCTGCATCAATTAAATGATAAATCAACTGGAAAAATCAATACATTTCTCGACGATATCGTCGGCGCTTTGGCGGCTGCAGCGGCCAGTCGAATTGCACATAGCGGAGCATGA
- a CDS encoding dihydrolipoamide acetyltransferase family protein, protein MAVFEFKLPDIGEGIHEGEITKWLVKSGDAVTEDQPIVEVQTDKILVELPSPVNGKVVEIKIQEGTIATVGDIIVTFEVEGAGNAAASAQAAATPAQTATATATAAKTAAPAAAATAQAAPETNAEVLATPSVRKYAREKGVTLTTITGTGRNNRITRDDVDRAAGGAPTAQAQAAEVAAAPTAQTASAPETNAAPAAVQQQTVVAEERVPLKGIRKAIANAMAKSMYTAPHVTIMDEVDVTKLVELRKKQKATAEQKGVKLTYLPFIVKAIVSGLREFPVLNASLDDEKEEIIYKYDYHIGIATDTDQGLLVPVVKSADRKSMLTIAKEISDLAVRGREGKLTLPELKGSTFTITNIGSAGGMFFTPIINYPEVAILGVGRIAEKPVVRDGELAIAPVLALSLSFDHRLIDGATAQYFMNHLKRLLSDPEVLLMEV, encoded by the coding sequence ATGGCAGTATTCGAATTTAAGTTGCCGGACATCGGCGAAGGAATTCATGAAGGCGAAATTACCAAATGGTTGGTCAAAAGCGGTGATGCTGTTACGGAAGATCAACCCATCGTGGAAGTGCAAACAGATAAAATTCTCGTAGAACTTCCAAGCCCTGTGAATGGAAAAGTCGTAGAAATCAAAATTCAAGAAGGAACCATCGCTACCGTCGGCGATATCATCGTCACGTTTGAAGTAGAAGGCGCAGGAAATGCGGCAGCATCTGCGCAAGCGGCAGCAACTCCTGCACAAACAGCGACGGCAACCGCAACGGCTGCGAAAACTGCAGCACCTGCCGCTGCAGCAACGGCTCAAGCGGCACCTGAAACCAATGCAGAAGTTTTGGCAACGCCAAGTGTCCGCAAATATGCGCGAGAAAAAGGTGTGACCTTAACAACGATTACAGGTACCGGCAGAAACAATCGCATTACTCGTGACGATGTCGATCGCGCTGCTGGCGGTGCACCCACGGCACAAGCGCAAGCTGCCGAAGTTGCCGCCGCACCAACTGCCCAAACAGCGTCTGCTCCGGAAACGAATGCGGCACCTGCAGCCGTTCAACAGCAAACGGTTGTCGCTGAAGAACGCGTGCCGCTCAAAGGCATTCGCAAAGCAATCGCCAATGCGATGGCGAAATCCATGTACACCGCGCCACACGTTACGATTATGGATGAAGTGGATGTCACCAAATTGGTCGAACTGCGGAAAAAGCAAAAAGCAACAGCAGAACAAAAAGGTGTAAAATTGACCTATTTGCCTTTTATTGTCAAGGCAATTGTCAGCGGGCTGCGGGAGTTCCCGGTATTGAATGCATCTCTTGACGATGAGAAAGAAGAAATTATCTATAAATACGATTATCATATTGGAATTGCAACAGATACAGATCAAGGATTGCTCGTTCCGGTCGTCAAGTCTGCCGATCGCAAAAGCATGTTGACAATTGCAAAAGAAATTTCCGATTTGGCAGTACGCGGTCGCGAAGGCAAACTGACATTGCCGGAATTGAAAGGCAGCACGTTTACGATCACAAATATCGGATCCGCTGGCGGCATGTTCTTTACACCGATTATCAACTATCCGGAAGTGGCCATTCTTGGAGTTGGACGAATTGCGGAAAAGCCGGTTGTACGTGACGGCGAGCTGGCGATTGCACCTGTTCTCGCATTGTCGTTAAGCTTTGATCACCGCTTGATCGATGGAGCAACAGCACAATATTTTATGAATCATCTCAAGCGTCTGTTGTCAGATCCGGAAGTCTTACTGATGGAGGTGTAA
- a CDS encoding MFS transporter: protein MSSGAEKQSLPWSQIIVLSSIPLIMVLGNSMLIPVLQDMQKALHVSKFQTSLVISLFSVPAGIIIPLSGFLSDRFGRKKIIIPSLFLYGIGGLIAGFAAGFLKHPYFMIMVGRVIQGLGAAGTAPITMALIGDLFKGSSRSKILGINEASNGFGKVLSPIIGSLLGFIVWYAAFFAFPVFCVAAALALWFLVKEPDQKREPLPFGTYVKNVKEILKREGRWLFSAYACGVIALFTLFGVLFFLSEVLESQYHIDGILKGLILAIPLGAMCTTSYITGAVIKKNVVLMKWLIATGLFLLGGSLVCNAFFSNTYIRIGLLAISGIGTGLALPCLNMLITSAVSSQERGIVTSLYGSVRFLGVAFGPPIFSWLMDLSTALMFISVAALAAAGGLLCMIFIHPEKSQSEKKQQADAFSHLKERRVWTFRNKIR from the coding sequence ATGTCATCTGGCGCTGAAAAACAATCCTTGCCATGGTCGCAGATTATTGTTTTAAGTTCCATACCATTGATCATGGTACTTGGAAATTCCATGTTAATTCCAGTATTGCAGGATATGCAAAAAGCATTGCATGTCAGCAAATTTCAAACATCACTTGTGATTAGTCTTTTTTCGGTTCCTGCAGGAATTATCATACCGTTGAGCGGTTTTTTATCCGATCGATTCGGCAGAAAAAAAATCATTATTCCCAGCCTTTTTTTATATGGCATCGGCGGTTTAATCGCCGGTTTTGCAGCAGGTTTTTTAAAACATCCGTATTTCATGATCATGGTCGGGCGTGTCATTCAAGGACTTGGTGCTGCCGGTACGGCTCCCATTACGATGGCCTTGATTGGAGATCTTTTTAAAGGAAGCAGCCGGAGTAAAATATTGGGGATTAATGAAGCGTCAAATGGATTCGGAAAAGTTCTCAGCCCAATTATCGGATCCTTATTGGGCTTCATCGTATGGTATGCCGCTTTTTTTGCATTTCCCGTGTTTTGTGTTGCGGCAGCTTTGGCATTATGGTTTTTGGTAAAAGAACCGGATCAGAAACGAGAGCCGCTGCCATTTGGAACGTACGTTAAAAACGTGAAAGAGATCTTGAAGCGGGAAGGCCGTTGGCTATTCTCTGCATATGCATGTGGCGTAATCGCACTTTTTACATTATTTGGCGTATTGTTTTTTCTTTCTGAAGTATTGGAAAGTCAATATCATATAGACGGGATTTTAAAAGGACTGATTTTGGCAATTCCGCTTGGAGCGATGTGCACGACTTCCTATATTACTGGTGCTGTCATCAAAAAGAACGTGGTATTGATGAAATGGCTGATTGCCACAGGTTTATTTTTGCTTGGCGGTTCCCTGGTTTGCAACGCTTTTTTTTCCAATACATATATTCGTATTGGCTTACTTGCAATTAGCGGAATTGGCACCGGTTTAGCACTTCCCTGTTTGAATATGCTGATCACAAGCGCCGTGTCATCACAAGAACGGGGGATTGTAACATCGCTATACGGCAGTGTACGTTTCTTGGGTGTAGCATTTGGACCGCCGATTTTCAGTTGGTTGATGGATCTATCCACAGCCCTTATGTTTATCAGCGTTGCTGCACTGGCTGCCGCTGGCGGCTTATTATGCATGATCTTCATTCATCCGGAAAAAAGTCAGAGTGAAAAAAAGCAACAAGCAGATGCATTCAGCCATTTGAAAGAACGGAGAGTTTGGACGTTTCGCAATAAAATTCGGTAA
- the lpdA gene encoding dihydrolipoyl dehydrogenase produces MVVGEFTTDVDTLIIGAGPGGYVAAIRAAQLGQTVTLVDKDELGGVCLNRGCIPSKALISAAHRYEIAKHSDEMGISAKEVSVDFSKVQVWKDGVVKKLTGGVGTLMKANKVQVIKGEALFVSPNEVRVYKGYESDRLRFKNCIIATGSRPIELKAFPFGKRILSSTEALSLQEIPKSMVVIGGGYIGIELGQMYAKFGTKVTVLEGAGSILPGFDSEITKWVDRRLKKAGIEVHTTAFAQSAEQTDNDVTVTFKVGEEEKQVTAEYVLVTVGRVPNTNDFGLDIAGVKLNERNYIEVDDQCRTNVPGIYAIGDIVPGLALAHKASYEAKVAAEAISGLPSKIDYLCIPSVVFSDPEIANVGLTETQAKEQGIEVVTGRTSYGANGRALALNDAEGFVKIVARKDDGRVIGAQIVGAEASNLIAEFCIAIETHVVLEDIALSIHAHPTLGEMAMEAADAALGQSAH; encoded by the coding sequence ATGGTTGTAGGTGAATTTACTACAGATGTTGATACGTTAATCATTGGAGCAGGTCCCGGAGGTTATGTGGCAGCCATTCGCGCTGCCCAGTTGGGACAGACGGTAACGCTCGTAGATAAGGATGAACTTGGCGGCGTGTGCCTGAACCGTGGCTGTATTCCATCAAAAGCGCTGATTTCTGCTGCCCATCGCTATGAAATTGCCAAACATTCCGATGAAATGGGAATTAGCGCAAAAGAAGTCAGCGTTGACTTTTCAAAAGTTCAAGTGTGGAAAGACGGCGTGGTTAAAAAATTGACCGGCGGTGTCGGCACACTGATGAAAGCCAATAAAGTACAAGTCATTAAAGGCGAAGCATTATTCGTAAGCCCGAATGAAGTGCGCGTCTATAAAGGGTACGAGTCTGACCGCTTGCGCTTTAAAAATTGTATTATTGCAACAGGTTCACGTCCCATCGAATTAAAGGCGTTCCCGTTCGGCAAACGAATTTTATCATCGACAGAAGCTTTGTCCTTGCAAGAAATCCCGAAAAGCATGGTGGTCATCGGCGGCGGGTACATCGGCATCGAGTTGGGACAAATGTATGCAAAATTCGGCACCAAAGTTACGGTGCTTGAAGGCGCCGGTTCGATTCTTCCGGGATTCGACTCGGAAATCACCAAATGGGTGGATCGCCGCCTGAAAAAGGCAGGAATTGAAGTACATACAACAGCGTTCGCCCAGTCTGCGGAACAAACAGACAACGATGTGACTGTAACATTTAAAGTTGGCGAAGAAGAGAAGCAAGTGACCGCTGAGTATGTGCTTGTCACTGTCGGACGAGTTCCCAATACGAACGATTTTGGATTGGATATCGCCGGTGTCAAACTCAATGAACGGAATTACATTGAAGTGGACGACCAGTGCAGAACCAACGTACCCGGAATCTACGCAATTGGCGACATCGTACCAGGACTGGCTTTGGCACACAAAGCTTCCTATGAAGCAAAAGTGGCTGCCGAAGCGATTTCCGGCTTGCCAAGCAAAATTGATTATCTTTGCATTCCAAGCGTCGTATTTTCCGATCCGGAAATTGCAAACGTCGGCTTGACGGAAACACAGGCCAAAGAACAAGGCATTGAAGTTGTGACAGGCCGCACATCCTATGGTGCAAACGGTCGTGCTTTGGCATTAAACGATGCGGAAGGTTTCGTCAAGATCGTTGCCCGCAAAGATGATGGCCGAGTCATTGGCGCACAAATCGTGGGTGCGGAAGCTTCCAACTTAATTGCGGAATTCTGCATTGCAATCGAAACACATGTGGTGCTTGAAGACATCGCTTTGTCGATCCATGCACATCCAACTCTCGGGGAAATGGCGATGGAAGCTGCCGATGCGGCGCTTGGCCAAAGCGCACACTAA
- a CDS encoding DUF3905 domain-containing protein: MKKHADQNFSQQNADTNQLPLQEKQAPWRNTPLDYWSTDIDPAILSGDQWVDDQRDPGFQRRENQALADGDTSMLMAPFMHPVHDVTYGIEERES, translated from the coding sequence ATGAAGAAACACGCCGATCAAAACTTTTCACAGCAAAATGCTGATACAAATCAACTTCCATTACAAGAAAAACAGGCACCGTGGCGGAATACACCACTGGACTATTGGAGTACAGATATTGATCCGGCTATTCTGTCCGGGGACCAATGGGTGGATGATCAAAGGGATCCCGGATTCCAGCGCAGGGAAAATCAGGCGCTTGCAGACGGGGATACGTCTATGTTAATGGCCCCGTTCATGCACCCGGTACATGATGTCACATACGGGATTGAAGAGCGGGAATCATAA
- a CDS encoding MarR family winged helix-turn-helix transcriptional regulator, protein MYEQDFERLIERLQTAFVTTMRKLGPELSESECGLTGPQFFILHRLYTYGKCTVTELSEAIGVKPSAITAMVDRMYKNDFVLRDRDDSDRRVVYIQISDEGLATLVQAKKKRKQVIEKYLGQLEPEEMKNLVHIFEKLAQITIKDEHEIKK, encoded by the coding sequence ATGTATGAACAGGATTTTGAGCGGTTGATTGAACGTCTGCAAACGGCTTTTGTAACGACAATGAGAAAGCTCGGTCCAGAACTTTCTGAGTCGGAATGCGGTTTGACCGGACCGCAATTTTTCATATTGCATCGACTTTACACATATGGCAAATGTACCGTGACTGAACTTTCAGAAGCAATAGGAGTGAAACCAAGTGCAATAACCGCGATGGTGGATCGGATGTATAAAAATGATTTTGTCCTGCGTGATCGGGATGATAGTGATCGCAGAGTCGTTTATATTCAAATTTCCGACGAAGGACTTGCGACATTAGTTCAGGCAAAAAAGAAACGGAAACAAGTCATTGAGAAATATCTCGGCCAGCTTGAACCGGAGGAAATGAAAAACCTCGTGCACATTTTTGAGAAACTGGCGCAAATCACAATCAAGGATGAGCACGAAATCAAGAAATAA
- the pdhA gene encoding pyruvate dehydrogenase (acetyl-transferring) E1 component subunit alpha, producing MPVQTKGPNNQKQHQTGYIYTNVDETFQPLQVLSTDGKVIDEANMPALSDDQLRELMRRMVFTRIWDQRAIALNRQGRLGFYAPVAGQEASMIGSEFALNKEDFILPGYRDIPQLVWHGMPLYQAFLYSRGHQHGGQLPQDVNVLMPQIIIGAQIVEAAGVALGYKLRNEKRVAITYTGDGGSSQGDFYEGLNFAGAYQAPAIFVVQNNRFAISVPLEKQTKAETIAQKAVAAGIPGVQVDGMDVLAVYKAVKDAADRGRNGEGATLIECLTYRFGPHTLAGDDPTRYRTKEQESEWEQKDPLTRFRKYLESKKLWSEEDETQVIEEAKQAVAEAIKQADETPAMTVSGLIDSMFETLPESLKEQKAWFEGV from the coding sequence ATGCCTGTACAAACAAAAGGGCCAAATAATCAAAAACAACATCAGACAGGCTACATCTATACCAATGTGGATGAAACATTCCAGCCGCTTCAAGTGCTTTCAACGGATGGAAAGGTCATAGATGAAGCCAATATGCCTGCACTTAGTGATGACCAACTGCGTGAATTGATGCGCCGGATGGTTTTCACGAGAATTTGGGATCAACGGGCCATTGCCCTCAATCGTCAAGGACGACTTGGATTTTATGCACCTGTTGCAGGTCAGGAAGCTTCGATGATCGGCAGTGAATTTGCCTTGAACAAAGAAGACTTTATCTTGCCGGGATATCGCGACATTCCGCAGCTTGTCTGGCATGGAATGCCTTTATACCAAGCCTTCTTATATTCTCGCGGTCATCAGCACGGCGGACAGCTCCCGCAAGATGTCAATGTGTTAATGCCGCAAATCATTATCGGCGCGCAAATCGTCGAAGCTGCGGGTGTAGCGTTAGGTTATAAGCTTCGCAATGAAAAGCGCGTTGCCATTACATATACAGGTGACGGCGGATCTTCCCAAGGGGATTTTTATGAAGGTTTGAACTTTGCCGGCGCATATCAGGCACCAGCAATCTTTGTCGTGCAGAACAATCGATTTGCGATTTCCGTTCCTTTGGAAAAGCAGACAAAAGCGGAAACGATCGCACAAAAAGCGGTAGCTGCAGGAATCCCCGGCGTACAAGTCGATGGCATGGATGTACTCGCTGTATATAAAGCGGTCAAAGATGCAGCAGACCGCGGACGCAACGGTGAAGGAGCCACTTTAATCGAATGTCTTACATATCGATTCGGTCCACACACGCTTGCAGGTGATGACCCGACTCGATACCGTACGAAAGAACAAGAATCCGAGTGGGAACAAAAAGACCCTCTCACACGTTTCCGCAAATACCTCGAAAGCAAGAAGCTATGGTCGGAAGAAGATGAAACACAAGTAATCGAGGAAGCGAAACAAGCAGTTGCAGAAGCAATCAAACAAGCGGATGAGACTCCGGCAATGACGGTCAGCGGCCTCATTGATTCGATGTTTGAAACATTGCCCGAAAGTCTCAAAGAACAAAAAGCTTGGTTTGAAGGGGTGTGA
- a CDS encoding alpha-ketoacid dehydrogenase subunit beta produces MAQMTMIQAITDAMRIELARDPNVLLFGEDVGKNGGVFRATDGLQKEFGEHRVFDTPLAESGIGGLAVGLGLTGFRPIAEVQFIGFVFETFDQIASQATRMRYRSGGRYTSPITFRAPFGGGVKTPECHADPLEGLLTQTPGLKVVVPSNPYDAKGLLISAIRDNDPVFFLEHMKLYRSFRGEVPEGEYTVPIGKANVVKEGAHLTIITYGAMVHTSLKAAELAKKERGVDVEVIDLRTIQPIDTETILASVRKTNRAIVVQEAQRSAGVAAEVIAQINEKAILHLEAPVLRVTAPDTPYAFAQIEDKWLPTPERIVKTINEVLDF; encoded by the coding sequence ATGGCACAAATGACAATGATTCAAGCGATCACAGATGCGATGCGCATAGAGCTGGCACGTGATCCCAATGTACTATTATTCGGTGAAGACGTCGGTAAAAACGGCGGTGTATTCCGAGCGACAGATGGTTTGCAAAAAGAATTCGGCGAACACCGCGTATTTGATACGCCGCTGGCTGAATCAGGGATTGGCGGCTTGGCAGTCGGTCTTGGACTGACAGGCTTTCGTCCGATCGCGGAAGTTCAGTTTATCGGCTTTGTTTTTGAAACATTTGACCAAATCGCTTCACAAGCGACACGCATGCGTTACCGTTCCGGCGGCCGCTATACAAGCCCGATTACATTCCGCGCTCCTTTTGGCGGCGGCGTGAAAACTCCGGAATGTCATGCTGACCCATTGGAAGGTCTTTTGACTCAAACACCAGGATTAAAAGTGGTCGTACCATCCAATCCATACGATGCCAAAGGGTTGCTGATTTCCGCCATTCGGGATAATGACCCGGTATTTTTCCTGGAGCACATGAAATTGTATCGTTCCTTCCGCGGTGAAGTGCCGGAAGGCGAATATACCGTGCCTATCGGGAAAGCGAATGTTGTCAAAGAAGGCGCGCATTTGACCATTATTACGTACGGAGCCATGGTTCATACATCATTAAAAGCGGCAGAACTGGCGAAGAAAGAACGCGGTGTGGATGTGGAAGTGATCGACTTGCGGACGATTCAACCGATCGATACGGAGACCATCCTTGCGTCTGTGCGCAAAACCAATCGGGCGATTGTCGTACAGGAAGCGCAGCGTTCTGCCGGTGTTGCTGCTGAAGTGATTGCTCAAATCAATGAAAAAGCGATTTTGCATTTGGAAGCGCCCGTACTGCGTGTTACTGCTCCGGATACTCCCTATGCATTTGCGCAAATTGAAGACAAGTGGCTTCCGACACCTGAACGGATCGTAAAAACAATAAATGAAGTACTCGATTTTTAA
- a CDS encoding MDR family MFS transporter — translation MNQQQTATIGIDHEGANRGILIIGLLVAMLFSALDNTIVGTAMPRIVGELGGLGVMTWLTTAYMLSSTTVVPIAGKLADMIGRKSVYVAGLLIFMVGSALCGTAQSMNQLILFRGLQGIGGGIMMPMAMIIIGDLFTGEQRAKWQGVFGGVFGLASIIGPQVGGWIVDSLNWRWVFYINLPVGIIATVLIAIGLKGQRGTGRVKIDIGGIFTMIGGVVFLLLALTFGGKNYPWSSWQIVALLIGSAVFLTSFGLIESKVGEPIFPLHLFKNKTFSLLSGIGFLMAVGMFGAIMFVPLFMQGVIGISASASGTIMLPMMLSMILTSILGGRIVRKIGVRTQIIIGMVTMGIGFWLLSTMGMHTTKLVAMGHMVVLGLGVGLVMPTITLALQESFPKSELGVVTSSSQFFRQIGGTFGMTILGAVMNEGSTRLLTVKLTPFLEKLPVQAHGMVNQLEAMIQTNPQGLYSLLLSPEALAKMPNEIQQTAVPILKTALVETLHNVYLYGLLFVGLGVLLTFFLGNIQLSKNSRPFGRDHSSK, via the coding sequence TTGAATCAACAGCAAACAGCAACGATTGGCATCGATCATGAAGGAGCCAATCGCGGCATTTTGATTATCGGTCTGCTTGTCGCTATGCTTTTTTCTGCACTGGACAATACGATTGTGGGAACGGCCATGCCGCGAATTGTCGGGGAGCTTGGCGGTTTGGGCGTCATGACATGGCTAACCACCGCCTATATGCTTTCTTCCACCACAGTGGTGCCAATCGCCGGAAAACTGGCCGATATGATTGGACGTAAATCTGTCTATGTGGCAGGATTGCTGATTTTTATGGTTGGCTCTGCCCTTTGTGGTACAGCCCAATCGATGAATCAATTGATTCTATTCCGTGGACTGCAAGGGATTGGCGGCGGCATCATGATGCCGATGGCGATGATCATCATTGGCGATCTATTCACTGGTGAGCAGCGCGCCAAATGGCAAGGAGTATTCGGAGGGGTTTTTGGGCTTGCTTCCATCATCGGTCCGCAAGTCGGCGGATGGATTGTGGATTCATTGAATTGGCGCTGGGTATTTTATATTAACCTTCCTGTTGGAATCATTGCGACCGTTCTGATTGCCATCGGCTTAAAAGGCCAGCGCGGCACCGGACGCGTCAAAATTGATATCGGCGGAATCTTCACTATGATCGGCGGCGTTGTCTTCCTGCTGCTTGCACTTACATTTGGCGGCAAGAATTATCCCTGGTCTTCCTGGCAAATTGTTGCGTTATTGATTGGCTCCGCAGTGTTTTTGACGAGTTTCGGCTTGATCGAGTCAAAAGTCGGTGAACCGATTTTTCCTCTCCATTTGTTTAAAAACAAGACATTTTCTCTTTTAAGTGGAATTGGTTTTCTGATGGCTGTAGGAATGTTTGGCGCCATTATGTTCGTTCCATTATTTATGCAAGGAGTGATTGGGATCAGCGCTTCCGCTTCGGGAACGATTATGTTGCCAATGATGCTGTCCATGATCCTTACAAGCATTTTGGGCGGACGGATTGTGCGGAAAATCGGGGTCCGAACACAAATTATAATCGGAATGGTCACAATGGGTATCGGGTTCTGGCTGTTGTCCACAATGGGAATGCACACGACAAAATTGGTCGCAATGGGTCATATGGTCGTACTCGGACTTGGCGTAGGGCTTGTGATGCCGACGATTACTTTGGCTTTGCAAGAATCGTTTCCGAAGTCTGAACTTGGTGTCGTGACTTCATCCAGCCAGTTTTTCCGTCAGATCGGCGGAACATTTGGGATGACGATTTTGGGTGCAGTGATGAACGAAGGATCGACCCGTTTATTGACTGTAAAGTTAACGCCTTTTTTAGAAAAACTGCCTGTGCAGGCACATGGAATGGTGAATCAACTGGAAGCAATGATCCAAACAAATCCACAAGGATTGTACTCCTTGCTGTTAAGCCCGGAAGCACTTGCAAAAATGCCAAATGAAATTCAACAAACCGCTGTGCCGATTTTAAAAACTGCACTCGTTGAAACATTGCACAACGTATATCTATATGGATTGCTATTTGTAGGGTTGGGTGTACTGCTGACATTTTTTCTCGGAAATATTCAATTATCTAAAAATAGCCGTCCATTCGGTCGTGACCACAGCAGTAAATAA
- the garR gene encoding 2-hydroxy-3-oxopropionate reductase has protein sequence MKKTIGFIGLGIMGKPMSLNLMKAGYQLTVYDINKEAVQKLVASGAAAAASPKEVGENSDIIFTMLPNSGHVKEVVLGENGIVTGAKAGAVIIDMSSISPVVSKEIAKEAAKKGIEMLDAPVSGGEPKAIDGTLAIMAGGKEEIFENVKDVLFCMGKDVTLVGENGCGTTAKLANQIIVNLNIAAMSEALVLAAKAGIDIQKMYQAIRGGLAGSAVLDAKVPLILERNFVAGGRIDINLKDIANVMETAHEIGVPLPLSSQLLEIFHALKVDGKASHDHGGIVQYYEKLANVEVKRAEVQR, from the coding sequence ATGAAAAAAACGATTGGCTTTATCGGCTTAGGCATCATGGGAAAACCTATGTCATTAAACCTCATGAAGGCAGGATATCAATTAACCGTATACGATATAAATAAAGAAGCAGTACAAAAATTAGTCGCTTCAGGAGCTGCTGCTGCTGCATCGCCAAAAGAAGTAGGAGAAAATAGCGATATTATTTTTACAATGCTCCCAAATTCAGGACATGTAAAAGAAGTAGTTTTGGGTGAAAACGGAATTGTAACAGGTGCAAAAGCAGGTGCCGTTATTATTGATATGAGCTCGATCTCACCAGTAGTTTCTAAGGAAATTGCAAAAGAGGCTGCGAAAAAGGGAATTGAAATGCTGGATGCGCCTGTAAGCGGAGGAGAACCGAAAGCGATTGACGGCACCTTGGCGATCATGGCAGGCGGCAAGGAAGAAATTTTTGAAAATGTTAAAGATGTGCTTTTTTGTATGGGAAAAGACGTGACATTGGTGGGCGAAAACGGATGTGGCACGACTGCCAAATTGGCGAACCAAATTATTGTAAATTTAAATATTGCGGCAATGTCAGAAGCACTTGTGTTGGCTGCAAAAGCTGGCATTGATATTCAAAAGATGTATCAGGCCATACGGGGAGGACTTGCAGGAAGTGCTGTGCTGGATGCAAAAGTGCCTTTGATTCTTGAGAGAAATTTCGTAGCTGGCGGAAGAATTGACATCAACCTTAAGGATATAGCCAATGTCATGGAAACCGCACATGAAATCGGTGTTCCGCTGCCGCTATCCAGTCAGCTTTTGGAGATCTTTCATGCATTGAAAGTCGATGGAAAAGCAAGCCATGATCATGGTGGCATCGTACAGTACTATGAAAAACTGGCAAATGTTGAAGTGAAACGTGCAGAGGTGCAAAGATGA